A single genomic interval of Marmota flaviventris isolate mMarFla1 chromosome 14, mMarFla1.hap1, whole genome shotgun sequence harbors:
- the Lyg2 gene encoding lysozyme g-like protein 2 has product MLPSVVFLGLTVLIGTSRASYPFTHSMDSHLHPRLYHGCYGDIMTMEASGAPCDIDNLINCGIRGSEMFAEMDLKAIKPYQTLIKEVGQRYCIDPAIIAAIISRESHGGTVLQKGWDHRGLKFGLMQLDKQIHHPVGSWDSKEHLLQGAGILTDRIKAIQRKFPKWSAAQHLQGGLSAFKSGIETIVTPADIDTDLVNDLLVRAKFYRRHGF; this is encoded by the exons ATGCTACCCTCTGTTGTGTTTTTGGGACTTACAGTCCTCATTG GCACTTCCAGGGCTTCCTACCCGTTCACTCATTCCATGGACAGTCACCTGCATCCTCGCCTGTACCACGGCTGCTATGGGGACATTATGACCATGGAGGCTTCCGGGGCCCCCTGTGACATAGACAATTTGATTAACTGCG GGATCCGTGGCTCTGAAATGTTTGCTGAGATGGACTTGAAGGCCATAAAGCCTTATCAGACGCTGATCAAGGAAGTGGGGCAGAGGTACTGCATTGACCCTGCTATCATCGCAGCCATCATCTCCCGAGAAAGCCACGGTGGCACTGTTCTGCAAAAAGGCTGGGACCACCGGGGACTTAAATTTGGCCTGATGCAG CTCGATAAACAAATCCACCACCCTGTTGGTTCCTGGGACAGCAAAGAGCACCTTTTGCAAGGTGCTGGTATTCTAACAGACAGAATTAAAGCCATCCAGAGAAAATTCCCCAAGTGGAGTGCTGCTcaacacctgcaag GTGGTCTCTCTGCCTTTAAGTCAGGAATCGAAACCATTGTCACCCCTGCAGACATAGACACTGACCTCGTCAATGATCTTCTTGTCCGAGCTAAATTCTATAGAAGACATGGCTTCTAG